In uncultured Fusobacterium sp., a single genomic region encodes these proteins:
- a CDS encoding AAA family ATPase: MLNQKKLGLGVEDFKEIITSDYYYIDKTKFVEDILLDGAKIKLFCRPRRFGKTLNMSTLKYFFDIENKDENRKLFNGLYIENSPMMCEQGKYPVIFITMKGIDSSNWNGAIKNIRDKIFKLYSEYDGKINHILTDNENKVFNKFAGKESDEEELKTSLSFLTSLLYRYHNQKVIILMDEYDSPIISAYENGYYNEAVNFFKGFYGDVLKTNEYLHMGVLTGIVRVAQAGIFSDLNNIENYTILNRKYSQYFGLLEDEVEKALQDYDISYKLEEVKSWYNGYRFGDSEVYNPLSILKFLSNQELGAYWINTSGNAVIKELLKNSDKMVFDTLNNLFNGKETVVYISQSIALGNNLSPDDLWELLLFSGYLTVREKIDMNTYFVGIPNNEIMTFFKNLFVDIIFNGLGTISRLKVALLTKNLEEIISCLENLVLNAMSTYDTDKRYENPYQNLLAGFLHGLEGTYFSIPNFESGYGRPDIILKPVAKNKPAYILELKRLKDRSVEKELDEALNQIKLNRYDTLLKREGINDITNIALVFDGKRVYHKIEK; the protein is encoded by the coding sequence ATGTTAAATCAAAAAAAGTTAGGACTTGGAGTTGAAGATTTTAAAGAGATAATTACTTCTGATTATTACTATATAGATAAGACTAAATTTGTAGAAGATATTCTTCTTGATGGAGCTAAGATAAAATTATTTTGTAGACCAAGAAGATTTGGAAAGACTCTTAATATGTCTACACTTAAATATTTCTTTGATATAGAAAATAAAGATGAGAATAGAAAGTTATTTAATGGTTTGTACATAGAAAACTCTCCTATGATGTGTGAACAAGGAAAATATCCTGTAATCTTTATTACTATGAAAGGAATAGACTCTTCTAATTGGAATGGAGCTATAAAAAATATAAGAGATAAAATTTTTAAATTATATAGTGAATATGATGGAAAAATTAATCATATATTAACTGATAACGAAAATAAAGTATTTAATAAATTTGCTGGTAAAGAAAGTGATGAAGAGGAACTAAAAACTTCCCTATCTTTTTTAACATCATTGTTATATAGATACCATAATCAAAAGGTTATTATTCTTATGGATGAATACGATTCTCCTATAATATCAGCCTATGAAAATGGATATTATAATGAAGCAGTTAATTTTTTCAAAGGTTTTTATGGAGATGTACTTAAAACTAATGAATATTTACATATGGGAGTTTTAACTGGTATAGTTAGAGTTGCTCAAGCAGGGATATTCTCTGACTTAAATAATATAGAAAACTATACTATCCTTAACAGGAAATATTCTCAATATTTTGGACTACTTGAAGATGAAGTAGAAAAAGCTCTCCAAGATTATGATATTAGTTATAAACTTGAAGAAGTTAAGTCTTGGTATAATGGATATAGATTTGGAGATTCAGAGGTATATAATCCATTAAGTATATTAAAATTTTTAAGTAATCAAGAGCTAGGAGCTTATTGGATAAATACTTCAGGAAATGCTGTAATAAAAGAGTTACTTAAGAACTCTGATAAAATGGTATTTGATACATTAAATAACTTGTTTAATGGAAAAGAAACTGTGGTATATATAAGTCAAAGCATAGCTTTAGGCAATAATCTATCTCCAGATGATTTATGGGAATTATTACTATTTTCAGGATATTTAACAGTAAGAGAAAAGATAGATATGAACACATACTTTGTGGGAATACCTAATAATGAAATTATGACATTCTTTAAAAATCTATTTGTAGATATTATCTTTAATGGACTTGGAACTATTAGTAGATTAAAAGTGGCACTTTTAACTAAAAATTTAGAGGAAATAATAAGTTGTCTTGAAAATCTTGTGTTAAATGCAATGAGTACATATGACACAGATAAGAGATATGAAAATCCTTATCAAAATCTTTTAGCAGGATTTTTGCATGGTCTTGAAGGAACTTATTTTTCAATTCCTAATTTTGAAAGTGGGTATGGAAGGCCAGATATAATATTAAAACCAGTAGCTAAAAATAAACCAGCATATATTTTAGAACTAAAAAGATTGAAAGATAGATCAGTAGAAAAAGAGTTAGATGAAGCTTTAAATCAAATAAAACTAAATAGATATGATACTCTTTTAAAAAGAGAGGGAATAAATGATATAACCAACATAGCTTTAGTTTTTGATGGAAAAAGAGTATATCATAAAATAGAAAAATAA
- a CDS encoding recombinase family protein produces MRKYLYIRVSTKEQNEDRQLALKNKYNLRNSDVFIDKATGKNFDRPAYQSLKEELQKGDTLIIMSLDRLGRNKEQALEELRELKQKGVRLIVDDLPTTQIELDEKNQLIIEMINNILIEVYTTLAEEELKRTKIRQRQGIDSMPVNENGKKYSKKTGREVGRPNKQENLTTEQERYIKAWINKSIKLSDCIKFSGLSEATLYRIKSKLTSK; encoded by the coding sequence ATGAGAAAATATTTATATATACGTGTTTCTACTAAGGAACAAAATGAAGATAGACAATTAGCTTTAAAAAATAAATATAATTTAAGAAATTCTGATGTATTTATAGACAAAGCAACAGGAAAAAATTTTGATAGACCAGCATATCAAAGTTTAAAGGAAGAATTGCAAAAGGGAGATACTTTAATTATAATGAGTTTGGATAGACTAGGAAGAAATAAAGAACAAGCTCTTGAAGAACTAAGAGAGTTAAAACAAAAAGGAGTTAGACTTATAGTAGATGACTTACCAACTACTCAAATAGAGTTAGATGAAAAGAATCAGCTTATAATTGAGATGATTAACAATATTCTAATTGAAGTCTATACTACTCTAGCAGAAGAAGAGCTAAAAAGAACTAAGATTAGACAAAGACAAGGTATTGATTCTATGCCAGTTAATGAGAATGGAAAAAAATATTCTAAAAAAACTGGAAGAGAAGTAGGTAGGCCAAATAAACAAGAAAATCTTACTACTGAACAAGAAAGATATATCAAAGCTTGGATAAATAAAAGTATAAAATTATCTGATTGTATCAAATTTAGTGGACTTAGTGAAGCTACTCTTTATAGAATAAAATCAAAGCTAACTTCAAAATAA
- a CDS encoding HD domain-containing protein yields MSRVNEILIEALKFENGHIRRTQHILKVHSLAKLFAEKLGLDKKDLELLEIAAILHDIGIKSCKDKSVNPSLENQLIEVKMILADLSKKYEISFEEEKEIYFLIENHHNYLDLNNLSHQILIEADLIINIFEKNKEGIEIYKEYFRTDIGREILDTI; encoded by the coding sequence ATGAGTAGAGTTAATGAAATTTTAATAGAAGCTTTGAAATTTGAAAATGGCCATATTAGAAGAACTCAACATATTTTAAAAGTTCACTCTCTAGCTAAGCTCTTTGCTGAAAAATTGGGCTTAGATAAAAAAGACCTAGAGCTGTTGGAGATAGCAGCTATTCTCCATGATATTGGAATTAAATCTTGTAAGGATAAGAGTGTAAATCCTTCTTTAGAAAATCAACTTATTGAAGTAAAAATGATTTTAGCAGACCTCTCTAAAAAATATGAGATATCTTTTGAAGAGGAAAAAGAGATATATTTTTTAATAGAAAATCATCATAATTATTTAGATTTGAATAATCTCTCTCATCAAATATTAATAGAAGCTGATTTGATTATAAATATATTTGAGAAAAATAAAGAGGGAATAGAAATATATAAAGAGTATTTTAGAACTGATATTGGTAGAGAAATATTAGATACTATATAA
- a CDS encoding TIGR04076 family protein → MKKPKIKLTIVDRVGKCGCHRGHKIGDIFDFDEDRGRLCPMAFHSGFPYIDILRYGGDIPKSKSGDYRFACPDADTILIFRIEVVNNE, encoded by the coding sequence ATGAAAAAACCAAAAATTAAATTGACAATTGTAGATAGAGTGGGAAAATGTGGGTGTCATAGAGGGCATAAAATAGGAGATATCTTTGATTTTGACGAGGATAGAGGCAGACTTTGTCCTATGGCTTTTCACTCTGGATTTCCATATATAGATATATTGCGTTATGGAGGAGATATCCCAAAAAGTAAAAGTGGAGATTATAGATTTGCTTGTCCAGATGCTGATACAATACTTATATTCAGAATTGAGGTAGTAAATAATGAGTAG
- the mobB gene encoding molybdopterin-guanine dinucleotide biosynthesis protein B, translating to MGVIKPFILQICGYKNTGKTTFLNKLVKFFTAHNFKVGTIKHDGHDFETTNYLEDNFQHFNSGAKKSIVFSKNKWLLVERDEKSLEDMIKVMSDMDIVIIEGCKNSSLPKIELLRKGVSETPVSNPLNRIGIYSDFDYLGEKCFKKDSDEVFNYLLNLLE from the coding sequence ATGGGAGTTATAAAACCTTTTATTTTACAGATTTGTGGATATAAAAACACTGGTAAAACTACTTTTTTAAATAAGCTTGTAAAGTTTTTTACAGCACATAACTTTAAAGTTGGAACTATTAAACATGATGGACATGATTTTGAGACTACAAATTATTTGGAAGATAATTTCCAACATTTTAATAGTGGAGCAAAAAAAAGTATTGTTTTTTCTAAAAATAAATGGCTTTTAGTAGAAAGAGATGAAAAATCCCTTGAAGATATGATTAAAGTTATGTCAGATATGGATATAGTAATTATTGAAGGTTGTAAAAATAGCTCTCTTCCTAAAATAGAATTACTGAGAAAGGGAGTCTCAGAAACTCCTGTATCCAACCCTCTAAATCGGATAGGGATATACAGTGATTTTGATTATTTAGGAGAGAAGTGTTTTAAAAAAGATAGTGATGAGGTATTTAACTATTTATTAAACTTATTAGAATAG
- a CDS encoding molybdopterin molybdotransferase MoeA, producing MKKNIEIEEAFKIFESSVKDIGIEKISISKGLGYILAEDIFSPINQPPFSKSAMDGVTLNSENLKENFKFTIKSTVYAGDNCSISLGSNEIHRIMTGAKLPPDCDIVIPQEYCSFQGKEVIMQKYGKKGDNICFLGEDFQRGELLLKKGEKLDYINLALLSSIGVTEIQVYKKIKIALIITGDEISNPWESLKEGKIFDSNGMLFTQRLKELGYEVDIFEYLEDSTLKVSQRLKELASKVDVIITTGGVSVGEKDIFHEAIDLAGGEKIFWRVNLKPGTPALFSLIDSCPILSLSGNPFAACVTFEILGRTLLGFLQKDSLLPLKRNSGVLLSDFSKGGDKRRFVRGKFCNGKIEIPDGLHSSYALASMRGCNVLVEIPSGSNGVKSGDEVVIWEL from the coding sequence ATGAAAAAAAACATTGAGATAGAAGAGGCTTTTAAAATTTTTGAGAGTTCTGTAAAAGATATAGGAATAGAAAAAATTAGTATATCTAAGGGGCTGGGATATATATTGGCAGAAGATATATTTTCTCCTATAAATCAACCTCCCTTTTCAAAGAGTGCTATGGACGGAGTAACTTTAAACTCTGAAAATTTAAAAGAAAATTTTAAGTTTACAATAAAATCTACTGTTTATGCTGGAGATAACTGCTCTATCTCACTAGGCTCAAATGAAATACACAGAATAATGACAGGGGCTAAACTTCCACCTGATTGTGATATTGTAATTCCACAAGAGTACTGTTCTTTTCAAGGAAAGGAAGTTATTATGCAAAAATATGGAAAAAAAGGAGATAATATCTGTTTCTTAGGAGAAGATTTTCAAAGGGGAGAATTACTACTAAAAAAAGGGGAAAAACTTGACTATATAAACCTTGCTCTCCTCTCTAGTATTGGTGTTACTGAAATTCAAGTCTATAAAAAAATTAAAATAGCTCTCATTATCACTGGAGATGAGATTTCTAATCCTTGGGAATCTTTAAAAGAGGGAAAAATCTTTGATAGCAATGGAATGCTTTTTACACAAAGATTAAAAGAGTTAGGATATGAGGTGGATATATTTGAATATCTTGAAGATAGTACTCTAAAAGTATCTCAAAGATTAAAAGAGCTAGCCTCTAAGGTAGATGTAATAATTACTACTGGTGGAGTATCTGTTGGAGAAAAGGATATATTCCATGAAGCTATTGATTTAGCTGGTGGAGAAAAGATATTTTGGAGAGTGAATTTAAAGCCTGGAACTCCTGCTTTATTTTCTCTAATAGATAGTTGTCCTATTCTATCTCTTTCTGGAAATCCATTTGCTGCTTGTGTAACTTTTGAAATTTTAGGAAGAACTCTATTGGGATTTTTACAAAAAGACTCTTTACTCCCTTTAAAGAGAAATAGTGGAGTTCTTCTATCTGATTTTTCTAAAGGTGGAGATAAAAGAAGATTTGTAAGAGGAAAGTTTTGTAATGGCAAAATAGAGATACCTGATGGTCTTCATAGCTCCTATGCTCTTGCAAGTATGAGAGGTTGTAATGTATTAGTTGAGATTCCTAGTGGAAGTAATGGAGTAAAAAGTGGAGATGAGGTAGTAATATGGGAGTTATAA